The Bradyrhizobium sp. CCGB01 genome segment CGGTGACGACGTCGACGGGGCGGCCGAACTGCAGCACGATGGTCTGCTCGGTCTGCTGCACCGTGAACAGCGACATGTAGCCGACGATCACGACCAGCAGGAGGGCGAGCAGCGTGACGATACCTGTGACCGGAGACCTCATCGGGTGGCTCCGCTCGATTGCTGACCGGTGGTAGGCGGCCGCTTGGTGGTCAATTCGTTGAGCGGCAGGAAGGGCACGACGCCCTGGCCCGAGGAGCCGCCGTCATAGACGAGCTTGTCGGCACCGCCGAGCACGCGCTCCATCGTCTCCAGATAGATCCGTTCACGCGTCACGTCGGGCGCCTTCTTGTATTCCTCGTAAACCTTCAGGAAGCGCGCGCTCTGGCCCTTGGCCTCGGCGATCGCCTGCTCCCTGTAACCTTCGGCGTCCTGCTGAATCTTGGCCGCACGGCCGCGCGCCTGAGGAACGACCTGGTTGGCGTAGGTCTGCGCTTCGTTCTGCAGCTGCTCGAGATTGGCGCGTGCCGCCTGGACGTCGCGGAACGCATCGATCACCTGCGCGGGCGGATCGACCTTCTGCATCTGCACCTGCGTGATCTGAATGCCCGCGCCGTAGCTGTCGAGGGTGCGCTGGATCAGTTCCTGCACGCCCTGCTCAGTGACGTTGCGCGCGCCGGTCAGGATCGGCTGGATCTGCGAGCGGCCGATCACCTCGCGCATCGCGCTCTCGGCGACCGCCTTCACGGTGCCTTCGGGGTTCTGGATATTGAAGAGGAAGTCGCCGACGCCGTCCGGCTTGATGCGCCAGAGCACGGTGAAGTCGACATCGACGATGTTCTCGTCGCCGGTCAGCATCAGGCTCTCTTCCGGCACGTCACGAATGGAACGGCCGCGCCGCGCCGGATCGTCGATCAGCGTCATGCCGATGGAGATGGTGTTGACGCGCAGCGCCTTCGGCAGCAGCACGGTCTCGATCGGATAGGGCAGGTGATAGTTCAGGCCCGGCTGCACGGTGCGGACATGCTTGCCGAAGCGCAGCACGACGCCGAGCTCTTCGGACTGCACCCGGAAGAAGCCCGACAGCAGCCAGAACGCGATGATGAGCAGGATGATCAGCGTGATGCCGATACCTGAAAAATAACCGCCCGGCATGATCTGCTGGAGGCGGTCCTGGCCGCGCCGCAGAAGGTCTTCCAGATCCGGCGGCCTTGGCCCGACCGGTTGCGGGCCGTTGCCCCAAGGTCCCTTCGGACCCGAGCCCCATGGGCCACCGCCCTGATTCTTCCACGGCATTCGACGCTCTCCTCGGCAGGGTGGAATTGCCCCCGCCCGCATTGTCCGGTCCGGCTTTATAGGGGACAGGCAAGTCCCTTACAACGCGGCCTGGGCCGCCTTCCGAGCTAAGCTCGGGCACGAAAAAGTCAATGTTAACATTGGCGAATGCGGTTAATGGCCCGCCCGCCGACGATATGTCACATAGGAGTAGTCAGCGCTGTCGTTGGGTCCGGCGGGATGACGGATGCGCTCGACCTCATCCCACTCGGCCTTGTCGATGTCGAAATGCGTGTCGCCTTCGGGGCGCGCATGCACTTCCGTGATTTCGAGGCGATCGGCGCGGTCCAGCCATTGCCGAAAGATCTCGGCGCCGCCGATCACCGCGATCTCGGCGACCGAACGCCGCAGGGCATCGCCGCGCGCGACTGCGCATGCATCGGCAGCCGACGTCGTGACGATGGCACCATTGGCGCGATAATCCGCATCGCGCGTGATGACGATGTTGGTACGGCCCGGAAGCGCCCGCGGCAGGGATTCGAAGGTCTTGCGGCCCATGATCACGGGCTTGCCGATCGTCAGCGCCTTGAAGCGCGCCATGTCGGACTTCAAGCGCCATGGCATCGCGTTGCTCGCGCCGATGACGCCGTTCTCCGCAATCGCGACGACGAAGACGATCTCCATCAGGACGCGCTCCCGGCAAGCCGTGTCAGCGCGGGGCCGGTGACGCGGCACAGCGTCCAGTCGTCCATCATGACGGCGCCGAGCGATTTGTAGAACGCGATCGACGGCGCGTTCCAGTCGAGCACCGACCATTGCAGGCGCGACCAGCCGTTGTCGACGCACTCCTTCGCGAGGTAGGCCAGCAGCGCCTTGCCGAGGCCCCTGCCCCGATGCGACGGCCGCACGAAGAGATCTTCGAGATAGATGCCGTGGCGGCCACTGAAGGTGGAGAAATTCGCAAACCACACCGCAAAGCCGACCGCCTCGCCGTCCCACTCGGCGATCGCGCAATGGAGTTGCGGTCGTTCGCCGAACAGCGCTTCCGCAATCATCGCCTCGGTCGCCTCGACCTCGTGCGAGAGCTTTTCGTATTCGGCGAGCTCCCGGATGAAAGCAAGGACGAGCCCGGCTTCGCCGGCGCGCACGCGGCGGATGTTGAGCGACATCTGCGCTAGACCGCGACTTCCGCCTTGATGTGCGGATGCGGGTCGTAGCCGACGAGCTCGAAATCCTCGTAGCGGAAGGAGAAAATGTCCTTCACATCGGGATTGATCCGCATCACCGGCAACGCGCGCGGCGCGCGCGTCAATTGGAGCCGCGCCTGCTCCAGATGGTTGGAATAGAGATGGGTGTCGCCGAGCGAATGCACGAAGTCGCCGGGCTTCAGGCCCGTGACCTGCGCCACCATCAGGGTGAGCAGCGCGTAGGAGGCGATGTTGAAGGGCACGCCGAGGAACACGTCGGCCGAGCGCTGATAGAGCTGGCACGACAGTTTGCCGTTCGCGACATAGAACTGGAACAGCAGGTGGCAGGGCGGCAGCGCCATCTTCTCGACATCGGCCGGATTCCAGGCAGTGACGATCAGCCGGCGCGAATCCGGGGTGCGCTTGATCATGTCGATGACGTTGGCGATCTGGTCGATGCTACGCCCGTCGGCCGTAGGCCAGGAGCGCCACTGATGGCCGTAGACCGGCCCGAGATCGCCGTTGGCGTCGGCCCACTCGTCCCAGATGGTGACACCGTTGTCGCGCAGATATTTGATGTTGGTGTCGCCCTTCAGGAACCAGAGCAGCTCGTGCACGATCGCCTTGAGCGGCAGCCGCTTCGTGGTCAGCATCGGAAAGCCGGCGGACAGATTGAACCGCATCTGATGGCCAAACACGGACAGCGTGCCGGTGCCGGTCCGGTCGGTCTTCTCGGCGCCGTCTGAAAGAATCCGCTCGAGCAGGTCATGATACTGGTGCATGTGCCAATGAGCCTTTGGGGAGGCGGCGAACTTAACGGCGCCCCCCGCGCTGCGACAGCGGCGATTCGCTATCCTCCCTGATTATACCCGGAAAAGTGAGCGTTCCCGGCACAAACGACAAGGGGCGGAACTGACGTCCCGCCGCTCGCCTATCGGCTTGAAAGTGCTGGTTAAGTTGCCGGCTTGAGCACCGGGGTCCACTTCGCAATCTCGTTCTTGACCAGGGTCGCCAGCGCCTCCGGCGTCCGGTCCTTGGGCGCCGGGATGACGCTGCCGAGCTCAAGCAGGCGCTTCTTCACGGTCTCGTCGTCGAGCGCCTTGACGGCGGCGGCGTTCAGGCTCGCGATGATCGCAGGCGAGGTTCCCTTCGGCGCGAACATCGCATTCCAGGCCTGGGCCTGGAAAGTCGGAAGGCCGGCCTCCGCCGTCGTCGGCACGTTCGGCAGCGACGGATTGCGCTCGGGCGTTGCGATCGCATAGGCCTTGATGGTGCCGGCATTGATCTGCGGCACGGCATTGACGATCTGGTCGCACATGTAATCGACCTGGCCGGCCACCAGCGCGTTCATCGCCGGACCCGTGCCGTTGAAGGGCACGCCGACCGGCTTGACGTCGAGGATGGAGTGCAGCAGCTCGCAAGAGACGTGCGAGACCGAGCCGACGCCGGCATGCGCGGCATTGACCTTCTCCGCGTTGGCCTTCACGTAGGCGACGAACTCCTTGAGGTCCTTCGGCGGAAAGTCCTTGCGCGCCAGGATCAGGATCGGCGTGCCCGCCAGCAGCGCGACCGGCTCAAAATCCTTTTCCGGGTGGTAGGCGAGCTTCGGGTAGAGCGGCACGGAGGCGGCATGCGTGCCCATATGCCCGGTGATCAGCGTATAGCCGTCATTGGCCGCGCGCGCGGCACGCGTGGTCGCGGTGGTGCCGCCGGCGCCGACCACGTTTTCGATGATGATGCTCTGTCCCAGCGTCTGCGCCATATGCCCTGTGACGATGCGCGAGATCACGTCGGTCGGACCACCGGCCGCGAACGGCACGATCATGGTGATGCTGCGCGTCGGATAGGTCTGCGCCTCCGCCGGTGCGGCAAAGGCGCACAATGATGCGAACGCCGCGGCGCATGCGCCTGCAAGTGCGCGAATGGAAGTCATGTCGATCCCCTCTGACATAAGGCAAAATGCCGGCCACAGGGCCGGCATTTTCATTTCACCAAGCCGTCGCACAAGTCGATTCGACTTCCGAATGCGGCGCGCCGACGCAGGGCGCGGCGACGACGCAGGGCGCGGCGCGGTCAGTTCTCGGATTCGGTGAACACCTCGTCGCGCTTGGCACGCAGCACGGGCAGGACCGTGAGGATCAGCAGAAACGCCGCGATCGCCAGCAGCACCGCCGACAACGGACGCGTCAGGAACACGCTCCAGTCGCCGCGCGAGATCAGAAGCGCACGACGCAGGTTCTCTTCCATCAGCGGTCCGAGCACCATGCCGAGCAGCAGCGGTGCCGGCTCGAAATCGTGCTTGATCAGCCAGTAGCCGACCAGACCGAAGACGCCCGCGAGGATGACGTCGACCGGCGCGTTGTTCACCGAGTAGATGCCGATCGCGCAGAAGATCACGATCGAGGGGAACATCAGCCGGTAAGGCACGCGCAGCAGCCGCACCCAGATTCCGACGAGCGGCAGGTTGATGATGATCAGCATCAGATTGCCAATCCACATCGAGGCGATCATGCCCCAGACCAGATCCGGCTGCTTCTGCATCACCTGCGGGCCCGGTACGATGCCGTGGATCGTCATCGCGCCGACCATCAGCGCCATCACCGCGTTCGGCGGGATGCCGAGCGTCAGCAGCGGGATGAAGGAGGTTTGTGCCGCGGCGTTGTTGGCACTTTCCGGCGCCGCCACGCCCTCGATCGCGCCGCGGCCGAACCGCCTCGGATCCTTCGCGATCTTCTTCTCCAGCGTATAGGCAGCGAAGGACGCGATGACCGCGCCGCCGCCCGGCAGGATGCCGAGGATCGAGCCGAGCACGGTGCCGCGCAGGATTGGCGGCGTCGAGTCGATCAGATCCTTCTTCGTCGGCATCAGGCCGGTGATCTTCTGCTGCACGAGGTCGCGGTTCATCTCGGCGCCGGCGTCGAGATTGCGGATGATCTCGGCGAAGCCGAACACACCCATCGCCACCGTCGCAAAGCCGAGACCGTCGGCAAGCTCCGGAATGTTGAAGGCCATGCGCGAGGCGCCGGTCTCGATGTCCGAGCCGACCATCGACAGCAGCAGGCCGAACACGATCATCGCGATCGCCTTCAGCACCGAGCCCTTGGCGAGCACCACCGCGAAGATCAGGCCGAGCACCATCAGCGAGAAATACTCGGCCGGACCGAACGCCAGCGCGAGTTTCGTGAGCGGCGCGCCGAGGACAGCGATCAAGATGGTCGCGACGCAGCCGGCAAAGAACGAGCCGATCGCGGCGATCGCCAGCGCCGGGCCGGCGCGGCCCTGCTTGGCCATCTGGTGGCCGTCGATGGCAGTGACGACCGATGTCGCCTCACCTGGTATGTTGACCAGGATCGACGTGGTCGAGCCACCATACTGGGCGCCGTAATAGATGCCGGCGAGCATGATCAGCGCGCCGACCGGCGGCAGGCCGAAAGTGATCGGCAGCAGCATCGCGACCGTTGCGATGGTGCCGATGCCCGGCAACACGCCGACCAGCGTGCCCACGAGGGCGCCGATCAGGCACATCAGGAGATTGATCGGGGAGAACGCGACGGCGAAGCCGTGAGCGAGGTTGGCAAAAATATCCATCACGCCCTCACTGGATCAGGAAACGCGGAAACATCGGCATCGGCAGCCCGAGCACGTATGGAAACAGGATTGCGCAGCCGAGCGTCAGGCATGCGCCGACGATGGCCGCTTCCAGCCAGCGCGTCTCGTGCGAGCCCACCGCCGCGATCATGAAGCTGACGAAGGCCGTGACCACGAGGCCGAGCGGTCGGATCGCCAGCGCGAAGAAGAGGATCGCGGCCATCACGAACAGCGGTCCCCGCCAGGAGTAGTGGGCTAGCGCCGCCCCCTCCGTCAGGAGGCCCGTCAGGGCGATGCCGGCGGACAAGGCGACCAGCAGCCCGCCGAACATCCGCGGCGCGGTCCCTGCGCCGAAAGAGAAGCCTCGCATGCCCTGCAGATCACTCGATGCCCACAGCGCGAACAGGGCGACCGCCATCAGGACGACGCCGCCGATATAGTCCTGCGCGGACCGGATCTTCATGAACAGCGTGAGGATCGCGACTGCAAACAGCGGGTAGGAATAGATCAGCGCCAGCAGCACCTCAGCCGACGCCTTCTTGGTACCGCCACCGAACGATCCGAATAAGGCACTGGGCGCGCCGACGAGCAGCGCCGTCGCATGGCTGGTCACGACCGTCGCCGGGCCGCGCCCGGCGCCCCAGCCGAAGATTGTCCCGATTGACCAGATGAATTCGAAAATCTGCGGCGCAATCGCCAGCAGGCAGAAGCCGAGCGCCACCGACGTATTTCGGGTGGCAGTCGCTGAGTGGCCCATCGTGTCGGCCATGCTTGTCTCCTCCGCGACTTCTAAGTCACGAGCACTGTTGTTCTAATCGGCTGGAATGGATCCCCCACCCGGATCACTGCCTAGCGATTTTCATCACACAATGCCAGCAAAACCCAACAGGCCCCCGGCGAGCAAAAGCCATAGTGGATTGATGCGCGAGATGGATGCGACCACCGCAACCACCGCGGTCAGAAGCAGCGCAGCAATGGTGCGATCGGTCGACTGGGCCAGGATCAAGGCGCTGGCTGCCATCAATCCGATCGACAGCGGAACCAGTGCAGCCTGAATCAGGCCGGGCCAGCGCGACTGGCTGGGCCGGTTCAGGAGCCGGCTGACATAATAGGCAAGCAGCGCCGTCGGCAGGCACATCGCCAATGTCGCCGCCAGCGCGCCGGGGATGCCGGCGACGGCATAGCCGATTAACGTGACGATAAGGACGTTCGGACCTGGCGAGAGCTGCGCGATCGCATAGGCGTCGGCGAACTGCTTGTCGGTCATCCAGTGATGCACGTCGACGGCGATGCGGTGCATCTCGGGCACGGCCGCCGCGGCACCGCCGACGGCGAACAGCGACATTAGACCAAAGGTGGAGATCAGCGCCCAGATCGGGTTCTCGCTGTTCATGCTGCTACCTTCCGCCGCATCAGGAAGGTCGCGCCGATGCTGACGGGGATCGCGACCAGCAGCACCGCCTGGAGCGGCAGGCGGAGCACGCCGATCGCAACGAACACGCCGAGCATCAGAATGAGCACGACGACGTCCATCCGCTTGATCAATGGCATCATCATGCGGAAGACCACCGCGATCAGGAGGCCGACCGCCGCGCAGGAGATGCCCGCGAGGATGCGGCGCAGCACCTCCACATCGCCGAACCGGGCGTAGACGATCGCGAGCACGGTCATGATCACCGTCGGCGGCAGCAACAGCCCCGTAAAGGCGGCAACGCCGCCGGCGATCCCGCGCAGCCGCGACCCGAACACCATCGACAGGTTGACGATGTTGGGCCCGGGCAGGAAATGGCAGAGCGCAAAGGTCTCGTTGAACTCCTCCGCCGTCATCCAGCGGTGCTGATCGACGATGGCGTGGCGGGCAAACACCAAAACCCCGCCGAAGCCGGCCAGCGACATCCGGGCGAAGGCCAGGAACAGCGCAACGAGGCCGGGTGGAGGGGCGTGGGTAGCTGGACGATCCGGCTCTTGGGCGGCCGGTGCTGAATCCGGGGACATGTCAGGAGCTTAGAACGCAGTCCGCCATGCGGCCAAGATCATACCGAAGGCCGGCCGGAACCTATCCAAAGAGAACCGTGGGGTCTCCACTCGAAACCTCTGTTTTTTGAAACCTTTGCCCCCTATATTGGGGGTGCCGGTTCGCCGGCTATGGAAATAAACGGTCGTCGCAATAAACCATTCGGACCCGGGGGCGGTACCCGGCGCCTCCACCAAAGCCCACCAGCGGGCTAGCCCTGTAAGCGGGCTTTGGCGGGGGCGAAATAGGATCGACGAGGGCGTAAAGGGCGTGCTTTTTCCCGGTATTGTTCCGCCGTTATCGGGCTACTGCAATAGTTGCCAACGACAACTTTGCTCCGGTTGCTCAGGCTGCGTAACGCAGTTTGAAAGACCATCTTAAAGTCCTAACGGGTTAAGCTCCGTTAGGCGGGGTTCGGAGGCACCTGGCAACAGAAGCCTCCACTTACCTCTTATTTCCTTCCCGGCGGGGACTCCTGCTGACCCGTCAGGCGCGGTAATATCGCGGCTTGGCGAGTCGGGCCGGCGGGGCCGGCTCCGGGAATGCGACAGGACCATCATGGCGACCGATCATATCCGATACGATGTGCTGGCCCGCGACGCGCTGCGCGGCGTGCTGCGGAAGGTGCTGACCGATGCCGCGTCCCATGGACTGCCGGGCGAGCACCATTTCTTCATCACCTTCGTGTCGAAGGCCGAGGGCGTGAAGCTGTCGTCGCGGCTGCTGGCGCAATATCCGGAAGAGATGACGATCATCCTCCAGCACCAGTTCTGGGACCTGACCGTGCTCGAGGACCGTTTCGAGGTCGGCCTGTCCTTCGGCGGCATTCCGGAGCGGCTGATCGTGCCGTTCAGTGCGATCAAGAGCTTCCTCGATCCGTCCGTGAAGTTCGGCCTCCAGTTCGACACCTCCGATGTCGCCGAGGTCTCGCCCGAGACATTGCCGGCCGCTCCCGCACCGTCGGCCGTCGCGGTGCCCGCGCCTGCCATCGAGCCGGCAGAGAGCACAGACGAGCCGACCGCTCCGAACCAGGGCGGCGCCGAGGTGGTGCGGCTCGATCGTTTCCGCAAGAAATGATCTAGGTTGGGCGCGAAACGGTCGCGCCGGCCAAACTGCCTCTATAGAAGAGCACATGAAGAGGCCGCGCGGCGTTCGTGCGGCAGGATGGATGTGCTCATGGCCAAGGCTGCCCGCTCGAAGACCTCGTCTCCCGCCACCCGCATCGAGACCGACAGTTTCGGTCCCATCGAGGTCCCCGCCGATCGCTATTGGGGCGCGCAGACCGAGCGCTCGCGCCAGAATTTCCGCATCGGCATCGACCGCATGCCGATTTCGCTCGTGCATGCGCTCGGCATCGTCAAGCTCGCCGCCGCACAATCCAACCTCGCGCTCGGCCTGCTCGACCAGCGCCGCGCCAACGCCATCATTCGCGCCGCGCGCGAGGTGATCGAGGGCAAGCTGGACGATCATTTCCCGCTTGTCGTGTGGCAGACCGGCTCGGGCACCCAGAGCAACATGAACCTCAACGAGGTGATCGCCAACCGCGCCAATGAGCTGCTCGGCGGCAAGCTCGGCGCCAAGGAGCCGGTGCATCCCAACGACCACGTCAACATGAGCCAGTCGTCGAACGACTCGTTCCCGACCGCGATGCATATTGCGGCCGCAAGCCGCATCAATGCCGATCTCGTCCCTGCCCTCGGCGAGCTGCTCCGCGCGCTCCGCAAGAAGGAGAAGGAGTTCGGCAAGATCGTGAAGATCGGCCGCACCCACACCCAGGATGCGACGCCCCTGACGCTCGGCCAGGAATTTTCCGGCTACGCCGCCCAGGTCGAAAGCGGCATCGCCCGCCTCAAGGTCGCGGTGAAGGACCTCTATCCGCTGGCACAGGGCGGCACCGCCGTCGGCACCGGCCTCAACTCGAAGCCGCGCTTTGCAAGACTGTTCGCAAAGCACGCCGCCGGGATCACCAAGCTTCCCTTCACCAGCGCCGCCAACAAATTCGAGGCGCTGGCCTCGAACGACGCCTATGTGCTGGTGCATGGCGCCATCAATTCCGTCGCGACGGGCCTGTTCAAGATCGCCAACGACATCCGCCTGCTCGGATCGGGCCCGCGCTCGGGCCTGGGCGAACTGATCCTGCCGGAGAACGAGCCGGGCTCCTCGATCATGCCCGGCAAGGTCAACCCGACGCAGTGCGAGGCGATGACGATGGTGTGCTGCCAGGTGTTCGGCAATCACACTGCGATCACGGTCGCCGGCAGCCAGGGCCATTTCGAGCTCAACGTCTACAAGCCCGTGCTCGCCTACAACATGCTGCACTCGATCCGCCTGATGGCGGACGCCGCGCGCTCCTTCACCGAACATTGCGTCAGCGGCATCCGCGCCGACGAAAAGCGCATCGGCGATCTGATGCAGCGCTCGCTGATGCTGGTGACCGCGCTCGCGCCGAAGATCGGCTACGACAACGCCGCCAAGGTGGCGAAGACGGCGCATGCCAACGGTACTACCCTGAAGGAGGAGGCGCTGCGGCTCGGCTTCGTCTCGGCGGCCGAGTTCGACCGCCTGGTGCAGCCGGAGAAAATGACGCAGCCCGGATGAATTCCGAATTCCGATAGTCATCCGTAATGATACGGAGCCCCGGGAAGCATAAATATAAGGCTTAAAGGACAGGATTTGATTACCGTCAATGTTGCGGGGAGGCGGCGTGCTACGCCGGCCTCTCTGCCCTTGACGGGGCTAATTCATCGTTTGATGGCCCAGAGGCCGATTGACGAGGACGAGCGAATGGCGATCAAGTCTTGTGGGGCGCAACGCGCCACCCTGTTTCTGAATGTTTCATCTTGTCTGAGGAGGATCGGATGATGGAGACGCGGCATGGGGAACGTCATCAACCTGAATCGTTTCAGGAAGCGCGCCGAGCGGGAAGCCTCGGCGAAGCGGGCGGACGCCAATCGGGCGAAGTTCGGCCGCACGAAGGCGGAGCGGTCGGCGGAGGAGACGCACGCGGACAAGGCGAAGGCGCATCTGGACCAGCATCAGATCGATCGCGAGGATC includes the following:
- a CDS encoding tripartite tricarboxylate transporter TctB family protein gives rise to the protein MADTMGHSATATRNTSVALGFCLLAIAPQIFEFIWSIGTIFGWGAGRGPATVVTSHATALLVGAPSALFGSFGGGTKKASAEVLLALIYSYPLFAVAILTLFMKIRSAQDYIGGVVLMAVALFALWASSDLQGMRGFSFGAGTAPRMFGGLLVALSAGIALTGLLTEGAALAHYSWRGPLFVMAAILFFALAIRPLGLVVTAFVSFMIAAVGSHETRWLEAAIVGACLTLGCAILFPYVLGLPMPMFPRFLIQ
- a CDS encoding chromate transporter → MSPDSAPAAQEPDRPATHAPPPGLVALFLAFARMSLAGFGGVLVFARHAIVDQHRWMTAEEFNETFALCHFLPGPNIVNLSMVFGSRLRGIAGGVAAFTGLLLPPTVIMTVLAIVYARFGDVEVLRRILAGISCAAVGLLIAVVFRMMMPLIKRMDVVVLILMLGVFVAIGVLRLPLQAVLLVAIPVSIGATFLMRRKVAA
- a CDS encoding dihydrofolate reductase; translation: MEIVFVVAIAENGVIGASNAMPWRLKSDMARFKALTIGKPVIMGRKTFESLPRALPGRTNIVITRDADYRANGAIVTTSAADACAVARGDALRRSVAEIAVIGGAEIFRQWLDRADRLEITEVHARPEGDTHFDIDKAEWDEVERIRHPAGPNDSADYSYVTYRRRAGH
- a CDS encoding DUF4169 family protein, yielding MGNVINLNRFRKRAEREASAKRADANRAKFGRTKAERSAEETHADKAKAHLDQHQIDREDQS
- a CDS encoding SspB family protein, which produces MATDHIRYDVLARDALRGVLRKVLTDAASHGLPGEHHFFITFVSKAEGVKLSSRLLAQYPEEMTIILQHQFWDLTVLEDRFEVGLSFGGIPERLIVPFSAIKSFLDPSVKFGLQFDTSDVAEVSPETLPAAPAPSAVAVPAPAIEPAESTDEPTAPNQGGAEVVRLDRFRKK
- a CDS encoding GNAT family N-acetyltransferase, with the translated sequence MSLNIRRVRAGEAGLVLAFIRELAEYEKLSHEVEATEAMIAEALFGERPQLHCAIAEWDGEAVGFAVWFANFSTFSGRHGIYLEDLFVRPSHRGRGLGKALLAYLAKECVDNGWSRLQWSVLDWNAPSIAFYKSLGAVMMDDWTLCRVTGPALTRLAGSAS
- a CDS encoding chromate transporter, which gives rise to MNSENPIWALISTFGLMSLFAVGGAAAAVPEMHRIAVDVHHWMTDKQFADAYAIAQLSPGPNVLIVTLIGYAVAGIPGALAATLAMCLPTALLAYYVSRLLNRPSQSRWPGLIQAALVPLSIGLMAASALILAQSTDRTIAALLLTAVVAVVASISRINPLWLLLAGGLLGFAGIV
- the fumC gene encoding class II fumarate hydratase, which gives rise to MDVLMAKAARSKTSSPATRIETDSFGPIEVPADRYWGAQTERSRQNFRIGIDRMPISLVHALGIVKLAAAQSNLALGLLDQRRANAIIRAAREVIEGKLDDHFPLVVWQTGSGTQSNMNLNEVIANRANELLGGKLGAKEPVHPNDHVNMSQSSNDSFPTAMHIAAASRINADLVPALGELLRALRKKEKEFGKIVKIGRTHTQDATPLTLGQEFSGYAAQVESGIARLKVAVKDLYPLAQGGTAVGTGLNSKPRFARLFAKHAAGITKLPFTSAANKFEALASNDAYVLVHGAINSVATGLFKIANDIRLLGSGPRSGLGELILPENEPGSSIMPGKVNPTQCEAMTMVCCQVFGNHTAITVAGSQGHFELNVYKPVLAYNMLHSIRLMADAARSFTEHCVSGIRADEKRIGDLMQRSLMLVTALAPKIGYDNAAKVAKTAHANGTTLKEEALRLGFVSAAEFDRLVQPEKMTQPG
- a CDS encoding thymidylate synthase — protein: MHQYHDLLERILSDGAEKTDRTGTGTLSVFGHQMRFNLSAGFPMLTTKRLPLKAIVHELLWFLKGDTNIKYLRDNGVTIWDEWADANGDLGPVYGHQWRSWPTADGRSIDQIANVIDMIKRTPDSRRLIVTAWNPADVEKMALPPCHLLFQFYVANGKLSCQLYQRSADVFLGVPFNIASYALLTLMVAQVTGLKPGDFVHSLGDTHLYSNHLEQARLQLTRAPRALPVMRINPDVKDIFSFRYEDFELVGYDPHPHIKAEVAV
- a CDS encoding tripartite tricarboxylate transporter permease; translation: MDIFANLAHGFAVAFSPINLLMCLIGALVGTLVGVLPGIGTIATVAMLLPITFGLPPVGALIMLAGIYYGAQYGGSTTSILVNIPGEATSVVTAIDGHQMAKQGRAGPALAIAAIGSFFAGCVATILIAVLGAPLTKLALAFGPAEYFSLMVLGLIFAVVLAKGSVLKAIAMIVFGLLLSMVGSDIETGASRMAFNIPELADGLGFATVAMGVFGFAEIIRNLDAGAEMNRDLVQQKITGLMPTKKDLIDSTPPILRGTVLGSILGILPGGGAVIASFAAYTLEKKIAKDPRRFGRGAIEGVAAPESANNAAAQTSFIPLLTLGIPPNAVMALMVGAMTIHGIVPGPQVMQKQPDLVWGMIASMWIGNLMLIIINLPLVGIWVRLLRVPYRLMFPSIVIFCAIGIYSVNNAPVDVILAGVFGLVGYWLIKHDFEPAPLLLGMVLGPLMEENLRRALLISRGDWSVFLTRPLSAVLLAIAAFLLILTVLPVLRAKRDEVFTESEN
- the hflK gene encoding FtsH protease activity modulator HflK, whose amino-acid sequence is MPWKNQGGGPWGSGPKGPWGNGPQPVGPRPPDLEDLLRRGQDRLQQIMPGGYFSGIGITLIILLIIAFWLLSGFFRVQSEELGVVLRFGKHVRTVQPGLNYHLPYPIETVLLPKALRVNTISIGMTLIDDPARRGRSIRDVPEESLMLTGDENIVDVDFTVLWRIKPDGVGDFLFNIQNPEGTVKAVAESAMREVIGRSQIQPILTGARNVTEQGVQELIQRTLDSYGAGIQITQVQMQKVDPPAQVIDAFRDVQAARANLEQLQNEAQTYANQVVPQARGRAAKIQQDAEGYREQAIAEAKGQSARFLKVYEEYKKAPDVTRERIYLETMERVLGGADKLVYDGGSSGQGVVPFLPLNELTTKRPPTTGQQSSGATR
- a CDS encoding tripartite tricarboxylate transporter substrate binding protein BugD; the encoded protein is MTSIRALAGACAAAFASLCAFAAPAEAQTYPTRSITMIVPFAAGGPTDVISRIVTGHMAQTLGQSIIIENVVGAGGTTATTRAARAANDGYTLITGHMGTHAASVPLYPKLAYHPEKDFEPVALLAGTPILILARKDFPPKDLKEFVAYVKANAEKVNAAHAGVGSVSHVSCELLHSILDVKPVGVPFNGTGPAMNALVAGQVDYMCDQIVNAVPQINAGTIKAYAIATPERNPSLPNVPTTAEAGLPTFQAQAWNAMFAPKGTSPAIIASLNAAAVKALDDETVKKRLLELGSVIPAPKDRTPEALATLVKNEIAKWTPVLKPAT